In a single window of the Cucumis melo cultivar AY chromosome 11, USDA_Cmelo_AY_1.0, whole genome shotgun sequence genome:
- the LOC103497448 gene encoding zinc finger CCCH domain-containing protein 62-like isoform X4: protein MSKGRNLDDVWIVIKYFISFTKLRLLRKEMSKRGSKRTVICISSSSDDDIFCGDDEEESVEYDDEDDGVGDSEEEFHDEDDGDVNSEEDDDEGESGEEFDDEESDNGCDEGVLSKRVIRFLKENKNLDSLTLNDCKAYLRENRLRIAGTKAVCIQRVKEHWRLKDGNGEVQYPRSSFVVNCTGDVCRGDTVLFTQKVYAKFDKVTRHGGLIGKRTVAGRVVKESYGASKQQHTFTLWNDEAERVQVLAEKHRRGAAARDLRAMQKKKRKIIQTKGCAKNQGHVHLARQPLKSKEKRQRMPSRDNNNAVRRHSTYPPIRF, encoded by the exons ATGAGTAAAGGTAGAAATTTGGATGATGTTTGGATTGTGataaaatatttcattagttttacCAAATTACGTCTACTTCGCAAGGAAATGTCTAAAAGGGGTAGCAAACGGACAGTCATTTGTATCTCGTCGTCGTCGGACGACGACATTTTCTGTGGCGACGACGAAGAGGAATCGGTGGAGTATGATGATGAAGACGATGGCGTAGGGGATTCGGAAGAGGAGTTCCATGACGAAGACGATGGCGATGTGAATTCGGAAGAGGACGATGACGAAGGGGAATCGGGAGAAGAGTTTGATGATGAAGAGAGTGACAATGGTTGCGATGAAGGTGTTCTATCCAAGCGAGTCATCCGCTTCCTTAAAG AGAACAAAAATTTGGATTCGTTAACACTTAATGATTGCAAAGCTTATTTACGGGAGAATAGGCTGAGAATAGCGGGGACTAAAGCCGTATGTATTCAAAGAGTCAAGGAACATTGGAG GTTGAAAGATGGAAATGGTGAAGTTCAATATCCAAGGTCATCCTTCGTTGTCAATTGTACTG GTGATGTTTGTAGGGGGGATACTGTTCTGTTCACTCAGAAAGTTTATGCAAA GTTTGATAAAGTAACTAGGCATGGAGGGCTCATAGGGAAGAGAACTGTAGCAGGGAGGGTAGTAAAGGAGAGCTATGGTGCAAGCAAACAGCAGCATACTTTTACT CTTTGGAATGATGAAGCTGAAAGAGTTCAAGTTCTTGCCGAGAAGCACAGAAGAGGCGCGGCTGCTCGGGATTTACGAGCAAtgcagaaaaagaaaagaaaaattattcaAACCAAAG GATGTGCAAAGAATCAAGGACATGTTCATCTTGCAAGACAGCCTCTTAAGAGTAAAGAGAAGCGCCAAAGGATGCCATCAAGGGACAATAACAATGCTGTACGTAGACATTCAACATATCCCCCTATTAGATTTTGA
- the LOC127143998 gene encoding DEAD-box ATP-dependent RNA helicase 52-like isoform X2, with product MSKNRLKFLVLVPNRLASDFLDKYIFLAVGRVGSSTDLIAQRVEYVHEPHKRSHLLDLLHAQRANGVQGKQSLTLVFVETKKGADALEHWLCLNGFPATTIHGDRTQQGAITKQMTTIEEMVASEYN from the exons ATGTCCAAAAATAGACTAAAGTTCCTAGTGTTAGTTCCTAAT AGACTTGCCTCTGATTTTCTAGACAAGTATATATTTCTGGCTGTTGGAAGAGTGGGTTCGAGCACTGATCTAATTGCTCAAAGAGTTGAGTATGTTCATGAACCTCACAAGAGAAGTCATTTATTGGACCTTCTTCACGCACAGAGGGCAAATGGTGTGCAGGGCAAG CAATCTCTTACTCTGGTTTTTGTGGAGACAAAGAAGGGAGCTGATGCTCTTGAACATTGGTTATGCCTCAATGGTTTTCCTGCCACTACCATTCATGGTGATAGAACACAACAG ggagctatcactaaacaaatgactacaatagaagaaatggttgcaagtgagtacaattag
- the LOC103497448 gene encoding zinc finger CCCH domain-containing protein 62-like isoform X2, producing the protein MSKGRNLDDVWIVIKYFISFTKLRLLRKEMSKRGSKRTVICISSSSDDDIFCGDDEEESVEYDDEDDGVGDSEEEFHDEDDGDVNSEEDDDEGESGEEFDDEESDNGCDEGVLSKRVIRFLKENKNLDSLTLNDCKAYLRENRLRIAGTKAVCIQRVKEHWRLKDGNGEVQYPRSSFVVNCTGDVCRGDTVLFTQKVYAKFDKVTRHGGLIGKRTVAGRVVKESYGASKQQHTFTVEVLWIRGVRKLPPLYPLLVKGRNLYKLRTFRRLWNDEAERVQVLAEKHRRGAAARDLRAMQKKKRKIIQTKGCAKNQGHVHLARQPLKSKEKRQRMPSRDNNNAIGTVLVTSTFHT; encoded by the exons ATGAGTAAAGGTAGAAATTTGGATGATGTTTGGATTGTGataaaatatttcattagttttacCAAATTACGTCTACTTCGCAAGGAAATGTCTAAAAGGGGTAGCAAACGGACAGTCATTTGTATCTCGTCGTCGTCGGACGACGACATTTTCTGTGGCGACGACGAAGAGGAATCGGTGGAGTATGATGATGAAGACGATGGCGTAGGGGATTCGGAAGAGGAGTTCCATGACGAAGACGATGGCGATGTGAATTCGGAAGAGGACGATGACGAAGGGGAATCGGGAGAAGAGTTTGATGATGAAGAGAGTGACAATGGTTGCGATGAAGGTGTTCTATCCAAGCGAGTCATCCGCTTCCTTAAAG AGAACAAAAATTTGGATTCGTTAACACTTAATGATTGCAAAGCTTATTTACGGGAGAATAGGCTGAGAATAGCGGGGACTAAAGCCGTATGTATTCAAAGAGTCAAGGAACATTGGAG GTTGAAAGATGGAAATGGTGAAGTTCAATATCCAAGGTCATCCTTCGTTGTCAATTGTACTG GTGATGTTTGTAGGGGGGATACTGTTCTGTTCACTCAGAAAGTTTATGCAAA GTTTGATAAAGTAACTAGGCATGGAGGGCTCATAGGGAAGAGAACTGTAGCAGGGAGGGTAGTAAAGGAGAGCTATGGTGCAAGCAAACAGCAGCATACTTTTACT GTTGAAGTTTTGTGGATCAGGGGAGTTAGGAAATTACCTCCCCTTTATCCTCTGCTTGTTAAGGGTCGAAATCTCTATAAACTAAGGACTTTCAGACGG CTTTGGAATGATGAAGCTGAAAGAGTTCAAGTTCTTGCCGAGAAGCACAGAAGAGGCGCGGCTGCTCGGGATTTACGAGCAAtgcagaaaaagaaaagaaaaattattcaAACCAAAG GATGTGCAAAGAATCAAGGACATGTTCATCTTGCAAGACAGCCTCTTAAGAGTAAAGAGAAGCGCCAAAGGATGCCATCAAGGGACAATAACAATGCT ATAGGGACGGTCCTGGTTACCTCCACGTTCCACACGTGA
- the LOC103497451 gene encoding patatin-like protein 2 isoform X1: protein MNPNFEKAEFITILSIDGGGVKGIIPGTILAFLESKLQELDGPEVRLADYFDVIAGTSTGGLVTAMLTAPDKNNNNRPLFAANKISEFYMKETPNIFPQRRHFLGGVFNLFGQAIGPKYDGKELRRVVNDLVGDLTLKQTLTNVVIPAFDIKILQPVIFTTNDAKINALRNPRLADVCLATSAAPTFLPPHFFETKDDVTNATRTYDVIDGAIAVNNPTLAAITHINREIAIHHQKENSRIKANDTRRMLVLSLGTGLGKHEEKYNATQASKWGAFSWIFQGGSTPIIDFFSDASSDMVDYHVSTLFQSSNAQQNYLRIQEDSLTGDAALVDIATPENLLKLVKIGEDLLKKPVSRVNLETGKYEIVDGEGSNEDALTKFAKLLHQERKLRLSTA, encoded by the exons atGAATCCTAATTTTGAGAAAGCGGAGTTCATAACAATTCTAAGCATCGACGGAGGTGGCGTCAAAGGCATCATCCCCGGAACCATCCTTGCTTTTCTAGAATCCAAACTTCAG GAATTGGATGGGCCAGAAGTGAGATTAGCAGACTACTTCGACGTAATTGCGGGGACAAGTACAGGAGGATTAGTAACAGCTATGCTTACAGCTCCagacaagaacaacaacaaccgACCGTTGTTTGCAGCGAACAAGATTTCGGAGTTTTACATGAAAGAGACTCCAAATATTTTTCCTCAAAGAAG GCATTTTCTTGGTGGAGTTTTCAATTTGTTTGGACAAGCCATAGGGCCTAAGTATGATGGGAAGGAGCTGAGAAGAGTGGTGAATGATTTGGTGGGAGATTTGACTTTGAAACAAACATTGACAAATGTTGTGATTCCAGCTTTTGATATCAAGATTCTTCAACCTGTCATCTTCACCACTAATGAT GCAAAAATAAATGCATTAAGGAATCCAAGGCTGGCGGATGTGTGCTTGGCCACCTCGGCGGCGCCCACGTTCTTGCCGCCCCATTTCTTTGAAACTAAGGACGATGTAACAAACGCCACTCGCACTTACGACGTCATTGATGGTGCCATTGCAGTTAATAATCCT ACATTGGCAGCCATAACACACATAAATAGGGAGATAGCAATTCATCATCAGAAAGAGAACTCAAGAATTAAAGCAAATGATACAAGAAGGATGCTTGTTCTATCTCTAGGGACTGGATTGGGTAAACATGAAGAGAAATATAATGCAACACAAGCATCAAAATGGGGAGCTTTTAGTTGGATTTTTCAAGGTGGTTCAACCCCAATTATTGACTTCTTTTCTGATGCTAGTTCTGATATGGTTGATTACCATGTTTCCACTCTTTTTCAATCCTCAAATGCTCAACAAAACTATCTTCGAATTCAG GAGGACTCATTAACTGGGGATGCTGCATTAGTGGATATAGCAACTCCAGAAAATTTACTAAAGCTTGTGAAGATTGGAGAGGATCTACTAAAGAAACCAGTTTCAAGGGTTAATTTAGAAACAGGAAAATATGAGATTGTTGATGGAGAAGGTAGCAATGAGGATGCTCTCACCAAGTTTGCAAAATTGCTTCatcaagaaagaaaattaagacTCAGTACTGCCTAA
- the LOC103497448 gene encoding zinc finger CCCH domain-containing protein 62-like isoform X3, whose translation MSKGRNLDDVWIVIKYFISFTKLRLLRKEMSKRGSKRTVICISSSSDDDIFCGDDEEESVEYDDEDDGVGDSEEEFHDEDDGDVNSEEDDDEGESGEEFDDEESDNGCDEGVLSKRVIRFLKENKNLDSLTLNDCKAYLRENRLRIAGTKAVCIQRVKEHWRLKDGNGEVQYPRSSFVVNCTGDVCRGDTVLFTQKVYAKFDKVTRHGGLIGKRTVAGRVVKESYGASKQQHTFTVEVLWIRGVRKLPPLYPLLVKGRNLYKLRTFRRLWNDEAERVQVLAEKHRRGAAARDLRAMQKKKRKIIQTKGCAKNQGHVHLARQPLKSKEKRQRMPSRDNNNARR comes from the exons ATGAGTAAAGGTAGAAATTTGGATGATGTTTGGATTGTGataaaatatttcattagttttacCAAATTACGTCTACTTCGCAAGGAAATGTCTAAAAGGGGTAGCAAACGGACAGTCATTTGTATCTCGTCGTCGTCGGACGACGACATTTTCTGTGGCGACGACGAAGAGGAATCGGTGGAGTATGATGATGAAGACGATGGCGTAGGGGATTCGGAAGAGGAGTTCCATGACGAAGACGATGGCGATGTGAATTCGGAAGAGGACGATGACGAAGGGGAATCGGGAGAAGAGTTTGATGATGAAGAGAGTGACAATGGTTGCGATGAAGGTGTTCTATCCAAGCGAGTCATCCGCTTCCTTAAAG AGAACAAAAATTTGGATTCGTTAACACTTAATGATTGCAAAGCTTATTTACGGGAGAATAGGCTGAGAATAGCGGGGACTAAAGCCGTATGTATTCAAAGAGTCAAGGAACATTGGAG GTTGAAAGATGGAAATGGTGAAGTTCAATATCCAAGGTCATCCTTCGTTGTCAATTGTACTG GTGATGTTTGTAGGGGGGATACTGTTCTGTTCACTCAGAAAGTTTATGCAAA GTTTGATAAAGTAACTAGGCATGGAGGGCTCATAGGGAAGAGAACTGTAGCAGGGAGGGTAGTAAAGGAGAGCTATGGTGCAAGCAAACAGCAGCATACTTTTACT GTTGAAGTTTTGTGGATCAGGGGAGTTAGGAAATTACCTCCCCTTTATCCTCTGCTTGTTAAGGGTCGAAATCTCTATAAACTAAGGACTTTCAGACGG CTTTGGAATGATGAAGCTGAAAGAGTTCAAGTTCTTGCCGAGAAGCACAGAAGAGGCGCGGCTGCTCGGGATTTACGAGCAAtgcagaaaaagaaaagaaaaattattcaAACCAAAG GATGTGCAAAGAATCAAGGACATGTTCATCTTGCAAGACAGCCTCTTAAGAGTAAAGAGAAGCGCCAAAGGATGCCATCAAGGGACAATAACAATGCT AGAAGATAG
- the LOC103497451 gene encoding patatin-like protein 2 isoform X2 — protein MLTAPDKNNNNRPLFAANKISEFYMKETPNIFPQRRHFLGGVFNLFGQAIGPKYDGKELRRVVNDLVGDLTLKQTLTNVVIPAFDIKILQPVIFTTNDAKINALRNPRLADVCLATSAAPTFLPPHFFETKDDVTNATRTYDVIDGAIAVNNPTLAAITHINREIAIHHQKENSRIKANDTRRMLVLSLGTGLGKHEEKYNATQASKWGAFSWIFQGGSTPIIDFFSDASSDMVDYHVSTLFQSSNAQQNYLRIQEDSLTGDAALVDIATPENLLKLVKIGEDLLKKPVSRVNLETGKYEIVDGEGSNEDALTKFAKLLHQERKLRLSTA, from the exons ATGCTTACAGCTCCagacaagaacaacaacaaccgACCGTTGTTTGCAGCGAACAAGATTTCGGAGTTTTACATGAAAGAGACTCCAAATATTTTTCCTCAAAGAAG GCATTTTCTTGGTGGAGTTTTCAATTTGTTTGGACAAGCCATAGGGCCTAAGTATGATGGGAAGGAGCTGAGAAGAGTGGTGAATGATTTGGTGGGAGATTTGACTTTGAAACAAACATTGACAAATGTTGTGATTCCAGCTTTTGATATCAAGATTCTTCAACCTGTCATCTTCACCACTAATGAT GCAAAAATAAATGCATTAAGGAATCCAAGGCTGGCGGATGTGTGCTTGGCCACCTCGGCGGCGCCCACGTTCTTGCCGCCCCATTTCTTTGAAACTAAGGACGATGTAACAAACGCCACTCGCACTTACGACGTCATTGATGGTGCCATTGCAGTTAATAATCCT ACATTGGCAGCCATAACACACATAAATAGGGAGATAGCAATTCATCATCAGAAAGAGAACTCAAGAATTAAAGCAAATGATACAAGAAGGATGCTTGTTCTATCTCTAGGGACTGGATTGGGTAAACATGAAGAGAAATATAATGCAACACAAGCATCAAAATGGGGAGCTTTTAGTTGGATTTTTCAAGGTGGTTCAACCCCAATTATTGACTTCTTTTCTGATGCTAGTTCTGATATGGTTGATTACCATGTTTCCACTCTTTTTCAATCCTCAAATGCTCAACAAAACTATCTTCGAATTCAG GAGGACTCATTAACTGGGGATGCTGCATTAGTGGATATAGCAACTCCAGAAAATTTACTAAAGCTTGTGAAGATTGGAGAGGATCTACTAAAGAAACCAGTTTCAAGGGTTAATTTAGAAACAGGAAAATATGAGATTGTTGATGGAGAAGGTAGCAATGAGGATGCTCTCACCAAGTTTGCAAAATTGCTTCatcaagaaagaaaattaagacTCAGTACTGCCTAA
- the LOC103497448 gene encoding zinc finger CCCH domain-containing protein 62-like isoform X5, which produces MSKGRNLDDVWIVIKYFISFTKLRLLRKEMSKRGSKRTVICISSSSDDDIFCGDDEEESVEYDDEDDGVGDSEEEFHDEDDGDVNSEEDDDEGESGEEFDDEESDNGCDEGVLSKRVIRFLKENKNLDSLTLNDCKAYLRENRLRIAGTKAVCIQRVKEHWRFDKVTRHGGLIGKRTVAGRVVKESYGASKQQHTFTVEVLWIRGVRKLPPLYPLLVKGRNLYKLRTFRRLWNDEAERVQVLAEKHRRGAAARDLRAMQKKKRKIIQTKGCAKNQGHVHLARQPLKSKEKRQRMPSRDNNNAVRRHSTYPPIRF; this is translated from the exons ATGAGTAAAGGTAGAAATTTGGATGATGTTTGGATTGTGataaaatatttcattagttttacCAAATTACGTCTACTTCGCAAGGAAATGTCTAAAAGGGGTAGCAAACGGACAGTCATTTGTATCTCGTCGTCGTCGGACGACGACATTTTCTGTGGCGACGACGAAGAGGAATCGGTGGAGTATGATGATGAAGACGATGGCGTAGGGGATTCGGAAGAGGAGTTCCATGACGAAGACGATGGCGATGTGAATTCGGAAGAGGACGATGACGAAGGGGAATCGGGAGAAGAGTTTGATGATGAAGAGAGTGACAATGGTTGCGATGAAGGTGTTCTATCCAAGCGAGTCATCCGCTTCCTTAAAG AGAACAAAAATTTGGATTCGTTAACACTTAATGATTGCAAAGCTTATTTACGGGAGAATAGGCTGAGAATAGCGGGGACTAAAGCCGTATGTATTCAAAGAGTCAAGGAACATTGGAG GTTTGATAAAGTAACTAGGCATGGAGGGCTCATAGGGAAGAGAACTGTAGCAGGGAGGGTAGTAAAGGAGAGCTATGGTGCAAGCAAACAGCAGCATACTTTTACT GTTGAAGTTTTGTGGATCAGGGGAGTTAGGAAATTACCTCCCCTTTATCCTCTGCTTGTTAAGGGTCGAAATCTCTATAAACTAAGGACTTTCAGACGG CTTTGGAATGATGAAGCTGAAAGAGTTCAAGTTCTTGCCGAGAAGCACAGAAGAGGCGCGGCTGCTCGGGATTTACGAGCAAtgcagaaaaagaaaagaaaaattattcaAACCAAAG GATGTGCAAAGAATCAAGGACATGTTCATCTTGCAAGACAGCCTCTTAAGAGTAAAGAGAAGCGCCAAAGGATGCCATCAAGGGACAATAACAATGCTGTACGTAGACATTCAACATATCCCCCTATTAGATTTTGA
- the LOC103497448 gene encoding zinc finger CCCH domain-containing protein 62-like isoform X1: MSKGRNLDDVWIVIKYFISFTKLRLLRKEMSKRGSKRTVICISSSSDDDIFCGDDEEESVEYDDEDDGVGDSEEEFHDEDDGDVNSEEDDDEGESGEEFDDEESDNGCDEGVLSKRVIRFLKENKNLDSLTLNDCKAYLRENRLRIAGTKAVCIQRVKEHWRLKDGNGEVQYPRSSFVVNCTGDVCRGDTVLFTQKVYAKFDKVTRHGGLIGKRTVAGRVVKESYGASKQQHTFTVEVLWIRGVRKLPPLYPLLVKGRNLYKLRTFRRLWNDEAERVQVLAEKHRRGAAARDLRAMQKKKRKIIQTKGCAKNQGHVHLARQPLKSKEKRQRMPSRDNNNAVRRHSTYPPIRF, translated from the exons ATGAGTAAAGGTAGAAATTTGGATGATGTTTGGATTGTGataaaatatttcattagttttacCAAATTACGTCTACTTCGCAAGGAAATGTCTAAAAGGGGTAGCAAACGGACAGTCATTTGTATCTCGTCGTCGTCGGACGACGACATTTTCTGTGGCGACGACGAAGAGGAATCGGTGGAGTATGATGATGAAGACGATGGCGTAGGGGATTCGGAAGAGGAGTTCCATGACGAAGACGATGGCGATGTGAATTCGGAAGAGGACGATGACGAAGGGGAATCGGGAGAAGAGTTTGATGATGAAGAGAGTGACAATGGTTGCGATGAAGGTGTTCTATCCAAGCGAGTCATCCGCTTCCTTAAAG AGAACAAAAATTTGGATTCGTTAACACTTAATGATTGCAAAGCTTATTTACGGGAGAATAGGCTGAGAATAGCGGGGACTAAAGCCGTATGTATTCAAAGAGTCAAGGAACATTGGAG GTTGAAAGATGGAAATGGTGAAGTTCAATATCCAAGGTCATCCTTCGTTGTCAATTGTACTG GTGATGTTTGTAGGGGGGATACTGTTCTGTTCACTCAGAAAGTTTATGCAAA GTTTGATAAAGTAACTAGGCATGGAGGGCTCATAGGGAAGAGAACTGTAGCAGGGAGGGTAGTAAAGGAGAGCTATGGTGCAAGCAAACAGCAGCATACTTTTACT GTTGAAGTTTTGTGGATCAGGGGAGTTAGGAAATTACCTCCCCTTTATCCTCTGCTTGTTAAGGGTCGAAATCTCTATAAACTAAGGACTTTCAGACGG CTTTGGAATGATGAAGCTGAAAGAGTTCAAGTTCTTGCCGAGAAGCACAGAAGAGGCGCGGCTGCTCGGGATTTACGAGCAAtgcagaaaaagaaaagaaaaattattcaAACCAAAG GATGTGCAAAGAATCAAGGACATGTTCATCTTGCAAGACAGCCTCTTAAGAGTAAAGAGAAGCGCCAAAGGATGCCATCAAGGGACAATAACAATGCTGTACGTAGACATTCAACATATCCCCCTATTAGATTTTGA
- the LOC127143999 gene encoding coatomer subunit beta'-1-like isoform X1 has product MDNSGKITWAKHNEIQTVNIKSVGADFEVTDGERLPLAVKEMGTCDLYPQIYGALRMFVKMHLMWNSKILIDGGDNEIVATSLLEASNLLVLKAAPVEWVGTFFLCATYAYVGLQ; this is encoded by the exons ATGGACAATAGTGGAAAGATAACATGGGCTAAGCATAATGAAATTCAAACAGTAAACATCAAAAGTGTGGGAGCAGACTTTGAG GTTACTGATGGAGAGAGATTGCCTTTAGCTGTTAAGGAGATGGGAACTTGTGATCTTTATCCTCAA ATATACGGGGCCCTTCGCATGTTTGTGAAAATGCATTTAATGTGGAATTCCAAAATACTTATAGACGGCGGAGACAATGAAATTGTGGCAACATCTCTGCTTGAGGCCAGTAATTTATTGGTTCTCAAG GCTGCACCGGTGGAGTGGGTAGGGACATTTTTTCTTTGCGCTACTTATGCTTACGTTGGACTACAATAA
- the LOC103497450 gene encoding protein RALF-like 34: protein MASKSLLFLLFTLLLLFLSSSSAHLSVDTSLKLMADALEWPTTTSLIQSPTDDDLDDDLDLQQDPRRSLFWRRVHYYISYGALSANRIPCPPRSGRPYYTHNCYKARGPVNPYSRGCSAITRCRR, encoded by the coding sequence ATGGCTTCCAAATCCCTCCTCTTCCTCCTCTTCACCCTCCTCCTACTCTTCCTCTCTTCCTCCTCCGCCCACCTCTCCGTCGACACATCCCTTAAACTCATGGCCGACGCCCTCGAATGGCCCACCACCACTTCCCTCATCCAATCCCCCACCGACGACGACCTCGACGACGATCTCGACCTACAACAAGACCCCCGCAGATCTCTCTTCTGGAGGCGAGTCCACTACTACATTTCCTACGGTGCCCTCTCCGCCAACCGGATCCCTTGCCCACCCCGCTCCGGCCGTCCTTACTACACTCACAACTGCTACAAAGCTCGTGGCCCTGTCAATCCTTACTCCCGCGGCTGCTCCGCCATCACTCGCTGCCGACGCTga
- the LOC127143998 gene encoding DEAD-box ATP-dependent RNA helicase 52-like isoform X1, with product MSWRDFKEYIDLNTNFRLASDFLDKYIFLAVGRVGSSTDLIAQRVEYVHEPHKRSHLLDLLHAQRANGVQGKQSLTLVFVETKKGADALEHWLCLNGFPATTIHGDRTQQGAITKQMTTIEEMVASEYN from the exons ATGTCATGGAGGGATTTTAAGGAGTACATTGATTTGAACACCAACTTT AGACTTGCCTCTGATTTTCTAGACAAGTATATATTTCTGGCTGTTGGAAGAGTGGGTTCGAGCACTGATCTAATTGCTCAAAGAGTTGAGTATGTTCATGAACCTCACAAGAGAAGTCATTTATTGGACCTTCTTCACGCACAGAGGGCAAATGGTGTGCAGGGCAAG CAATCTCTTACTCTGGTTTTTGTGGAGACAAAGAAGGGAGCTGATGCTCTTGAACATTGGTTATGCCTCAATGGTTTTCCTGCCACTACCATTCATGGTGATAGAACACAACAG ggagctatcactaaacaaatgactacaatagaagaaatggttgcaagtgagtacaattag
- the LOC127143999 gene encoding coatomer subunit beta'-1-like isoform X2 codes for MDNSGKITWAKHNEIQTVNIKSVGADFEVTDGERLPLAVKEMGTCDLYPQIYGALRMFVKMHLMWNSKILIDGGDNEIVATSLLEASNLLVLKAAPVEWIDIGFQATVEN; via the exons ATGGACAATAGTGGAAAGATAACATGGGCTAAGCATAATGAAATTCAAACAGTAAACATCAAAAGTGTGGGAGCAGACTTTGAG GTTACTGATGGAGAGAGATTGCCTTTAGCTGTTAAGGAGATGGGAACTTGTGATCTTTATCCTCAA ATATACGGGGCCCTTCGCATGTTTGTGAAAATGCATTTAATGTGGAATTCCAAAATACTTATAGACGGCGGAGACAATGAAATTGTGGCAACATCTCTGCTTGAGGCCAGTAATTTATTGGTTCTCAAG GCTGCACCGGTGGAGTGG attgatattggttttcaagcgaccgttgaaaattga